Proteins from a single region of Haloterrigena alkaliphila:
- a CDS encoding riboflavin synthase, giving the protein MFTGIVEETGEIVARERTDDGLRLRIGADEVATGLEHGQSISVSGVCLTVERFESGAWFEVFLATETVERTYLGDLAEGDAVNLERAMPAEGRFDGHVVQGHVDAVATVSTIEAVDEDWFFEFELPEGYGRYVVEKGSITLDGISLTVADLQKTKGRVTVAIIPATYELTTLSEKEPGDPVHLEVDVLAKYVERLLEERFA; this is encoded by the coding sequence ATGTTCACCGGAATCGTCGAGGAGACCGGCGAGATCGTCGCCCGCGAGCGGACCGACGACGGCCTCCGTCTGCGCATCGGGGCCGACGAGGTCGCGACGGGACTCGAGCACGGGCAGAGCATCAGCGTCAGCGGCGTCTGCCTCACCGTCGAACGCTTCGAGTCGGGCGCGTGGTTCGAGGTCTTCCTCGCGACCGAGACGGTCGAGCGGACCTACCTGGGAGACCTCGCCGAGGGCGACGCGGTCAACCTCGAGCGGGCGATGCCGGCCGAGGGCCGGTTCGACGGCCACGTCGTGCAGGGACACGTCGACGCGGTCGCGACGGTCTCGACTATCGAAGCCGTCGACGAGGACTGGTTCTTCGAGTTCGAACTCCCCGAAGGATACGGCCGCTACGTCGTCGAGAAGGGGTCGATCACGCTCGACGGGATCAGCCTCACCGTGGCCGACCTCCAGAAAACAAAAGGCCGGGTCACCGTCGCGATCATCCCTGCGACCTACGAACTGACGACCCTCTCCGAGAAGGAACCCGGCGATCCCGTCCACCTCGAGGTCGACGTCCTCGCGAAGTACGTCGAACGGCTGCTCGAGGAGCGCTTCGCGTAG